The DNA segment AACGTTAAACAAATAAGTCGTGTGAGGATTTGTAGGGTGGAACAAGCATGCCGTGATACACGGCGCGTTGCTGTCCACAACATTTGAATAGCCGCCATGGAACTTCGGGGCAGATTAATTCGGCTGGCGACGACCCGCCAGCAGTATGAATGGAATGCGACATTAGCCGTTGCGCAACCAAGTTACGGTGCTGCGCTATGAATAATTCACCTGAACAATTCACTTGACAGACAATCCACCGGGAGATAACTCATGCATCCACTGGAAGAAGCGCGACTGCTTCAGCGGCGACAGATTCTGGCGCGGGGAGCCAGTGTAGCTGGCGCGGCGGCGCTGGCTCATCTATTTGGAACACCGGCAGATCTCGCGCAAGCCAGCTCGGCGAAGGCTCAAGGACCACACTTTGCCCCCAAGGCCAAGCGTATTATCTATCTGCACATGGTGGGTGGTCCTTCGCAGATCGACCTGCTGGATTACAAGCCGGTGATGAAAGAGTGGTACGACAAGGACTTGCCGGACAGCATTCGCCAAGGCCAAAGATTGACTACCATGACCAGCGGGCAAGCTCGATTTCCCATTGCACCCAGCAAATATACCTTCACGCAGGCTGGCGAGTGTGGCATGTGGATGAACACCCAATTGCTGCCGAACCTGGCCAAGAAGGCCGATGAAATCTGCTGGATGCGCAGCTTGCATACTGAAGCCATTAATCACGAACCGGCCATCGCCGCCATGCAAACTGGCAATCAAGTGCCCGGGCGACCGTGCTTGGGATCGTGGGCATCGTATGGTCTGGGCAGCATGAATGAAGACTTGCCAACGTTTGTGGTGTTGGTGGCGGTGCCCAGCAATCGCGAGCAGGAACAAGCGATTTCGTCGCGACTGTGGAGCAGCGGATATCTACCCGGTCAACATGCGGGAGTTTCCTTCCGCAGCAAAGGCGATCCCATCTTGTACATCAACAATCCGCCAGGAGTTCCGGCTGCGATTCGCAAACAGACTATCGACAACTTGAACGCGCTCAATCAAGTCACCTATCAACAATTGGGGGATCCACAAACGCATACTCGCATTCAGCAGTATGAAATGGCGTTTCGAATGCAAGCCAGCGTGCCGGAGCTGATCGATCTGAACCAAGAGCCGCAGCATACTTTTGATTTGTATGGCGAAGCTGCACGCAAGCCCGGTAGCTTTGCCAATACCGTGCTGATGGCCCGGCGCCTGGCCGAACGCGGTGTGCGGTTTATACAGGTCTATCACAATAATTGGGACCATCACGGCAACGTCAACGGTCGCATGCCCGATCAGTGCAAGGACGTCGACCAACCCTGCTACGCTCTGCTGGAAGATTTGCGGCAGCGCGGCATGTTGGATGATACGTTGGTCATCTGGGGCGGTGAATTTGGGCGCACGATCTATTCGCAAGGGCAATTGTCTAACGACAACTATGGCCGCGATCATCATCCGCGCTGCTTTTCGATGTGGATGGCCGGTGGTGGTGCTAAAGGCGGTGCGATTTACGGCGAGACCGACGATTTTTCGTACAACATCGTCCGCGATCCGATCCATATCCGCGACTTCCACTGTACGCTGTTGCACTTGCTGGGCTTTGACCATGAGCGCTTCACCTACAAGTTTCAAGGCCTGGATCAGCGGCTGACCGGCGTATTGCCTGCCAAAGTCATTCCAGAATTGATTGCGTGATTCGGTGACTGCAGAACCTCAACCGACGCCTGCAGCCGATACTGGCGGGCCGCTACCCGAATTGACCGACCAGGAGCGCGCGGTCTACGAGTGGCAAATGTGGGT comes from the Pirellulaceae bacterium genome and includes:
- a CDS encoding DUF1501 domain-containing protein; this translates as MHPLEEARLLQRRQILARGASVAGAAALAHLFGTPADLAQASSAKAQGPHFAPKAKRIIYLHMVGGPSQIDLLDYKPVMKEWYDKDLPDSIRQGQRLTTMTSGQARFPIAPSKYTFTQAGECGMWMNTQLLPNLAKKADEICWMRSLHTEAINHEPAIAAMQTGNQVPGRPCLGSWASYGLGSMNEDLPTFVVLVAVPSNREQEQAISSRLWSSGYLPGQHAGVSFRSKGDPILYINNPPGVPAAIRKQTIDNLNALNQVTYQQLGDPQTHTRIQQYEMAFRMQASVPELIDLNQEPQHTFDLYGEAARKPGSFANTVLMARRLAERGVRFIQVYHNNWDHHGNVNGRMPDQCKDVDQPCYALLEDLRQRGMLDDTLVIWGGEFGRTIYSQGQLSNDNYGRDHHPRCFSMWMAGGGAKGGAIYGETDDFSYNIVRDPIHIRDFHCTLLHLLGFDHERFTYKFQGLDQRLTGVLPAKVIPELIA